A genomic region of Eucalyptus grandis isolate ANBG69807.140 chromosome 5, ASM1654582v1, whole genome shotgun sequence contains the following coding sequences:
- the LOC104446263 gene encoding glyoxylate/hydroxypyruvate reductase HPR3 — protein sequence MASCPQNYSHPLPLHRRPPPCILLLRDPHHFSLLNRPLPDNFHFLKMWESPLPFDDFLSSADARSVEAILTSGLAPVTADMLRRLPGVHLVVNASVGLNHINLAECWRRGIAVTSAGDTESEEVADLAVGLLIDVLRKVSASDQSVRRGLWSSEGAFALGSKLGGKRVGIVGLGRIGLKVAKRVEAFGRAISYNSREKKPQISYPFYSNVRDLAANSDALVICCGLTEQTHHMVDREVLLALGKEGVIVNIGRGPIIDEKEMVQLLVQGQLGGAGLDVFENEPDVPEELLGLDNVVLSPHVADFTPETVSNLCDLIVGNLEAFFSNKPLFSPVLDE from the exons ATGGCCTCTTGCCCCCAAAACTACAGCCATCCCCTACCCCTCCACCGCCGTCCCCCACCATGCATCCTCCTCCTTCGAGACCCCCACCATTTCTCCCTCCTCAACCGCCCCCTCCCCGACAACTTCCACTTCCTCAAAATGTGGGAGTCGCCGCTCCCCTTCGACGACTTCCTCTCCTCCGCCGATGCCCGCTCTGTCGAGGCGATCCTCACCTCTGGCCTGGCTCCCGTCACCGCTGACATGCTTCGTCGGCTCCCGGGGGTTCACCTCGTTGTCAATGCTAGTGTGGGCCTCAACCACATCAACCTAGCCGAATGTTGGAGGCGAGGGATTGCAGTCACCAGCGCGGGGGACACGGAGTCGGAGGAGGTGGCGGACTTGGCAGTCGGGCTATTGATCGACGTCCTGAGGAAGGTCTCGGCGAGCGACCAGTCCGTGAGGCGCGGATTGTGGAGTAGTGAGGGAGCATTTGCCCTCGGATCAAAG CTGGGAGGCAAGAGAGTCGGAATTGTTGGATTGGGAAGGATTGGCTTGAAAGTTGCTAAGAGGGTTGAGGCCTTTGGACGCGCCATTTCATACAACTCGAGGGAGAAGAAGCCACAAATTTCGTACCCCTTCTATTCCAATGTTCGTGATCTCGCCGCCAACAGCGATGCCCTCGTAATCTGTTGTGGCCTGACCGAGCAAACCCACCACATGGTCGATAGGGAAGTGCTATTAGCTCTGGGGAAGGAAGGTGTGATTGTCAACATCGGGCGTGGACCGATTATTGATGAGAAGGAAATGGTGCAACTTCTAGTCCAGGGACAGCTCGGAGGCGCCGGGTTAGATGTGTTTGAGAATGAGCCTGATGTTCCTGAGGAGCTCCTTGGTCTTGATAATGTCGTATTGTCCCCACATGTGGCGGATTTTACCCCGGAAACAGTATCGAATTTGTGTGATCTCATCGTCGGGAACTTGGAAGCTTTCTTCTCAAATAAGCCCTTGTTTTCTCCTGTATTGGATGAGTGA
- the LOC104444306 gene encoding synaptotagmin-5, whose product MGLTSGVFMGTVVGVALMFGWSYVMRRRSAKRIAKAMDIKLLGCLDRNDLKKICGDNFPEWISFPEFEQAKWLNKQLSKLWPYVAEAATAVIKESVEPLLEEYRPPGITSLKFSKLSLGTVAPKIEGIRIQRLKEGQITMDIDFRWGGDPSIVLQVQTALGASIPIQLKDLQVFTVVRVIFQLADEIPCISAVVAALLSEPEPKIDYTLKAVGGSLTAIPGLSDMIDDTVNSIVTDTLQWPHRIVVPLGGIPVDTSELELKPQGRLRLTVVKANDLKNMEMIGTSDPYAVVHIRPLFKFKTQVIDDNLNPVWDQTFNLIVEDKETQSLIIEVLDEDIGQDKRLGIVKLPLIGLEAETETEVNLRLLPLLDMLKTIDKKDRGTVTLKVLYHEFNKEEQLAALEEEKQILEARKKLKEDGVIGSAMDALDGAASFVGSGVGMVGTGIGAGVGLVGSGIGAGAGLVGSGLGAVGSGLSKAGKFMGRSLTGHSSSFSGSSRRHDSSTPVNSTPEHGGSLPPQ is encoded by the exons ATGGGACTGACGTCGGGAGTTTTCATGGGGACCGTGGTCGGCGTCGCGCTGATGTTCGGATGGAGTTACGTGATGCGGCGCCGCAGCGCCAAGCGCATTGCCAAG GCTATGGATATCAAACTACTGGGTTGTCTTGATCGAAATGACTTAAAGAAGATTTGCGGTGATAACTTTCCTGAATGGATATCTTTTCCAGAATTTGAGCAG GCTAAATGGCTAAACAAGCAACTCAGCAAACTGTGGCCATATGTTGCAGAG GCTGCAACAGCAGTGATTAAGGAATCTGTTGAACCATTATTGGAAGAGTATCGACCTCCAGGAATAACTTCACTGAAGTTCAGCAAGCTGTCTCTTGGAACCGTGGCACCAAAAATAGAAG GTATACGCATTCAGAGACTTAAAGAAGGTCAAATTACTATGGATATTGACTTTCGATGGGGAGGAGATCCCAGCATTGTCTTACAAGTACAAACTGCACTTGGAGCATCAATACCCATTCAG TTAAAGGATCTTCAAGTTTTCACTGTTGTTCGTGTTATCTTCCAATTGGCTGATGAGATCCCATGTATTTCTGCTGTTGTTGCTGCCCTACTTTCTGAG CCAGAGCCGAAAATCGATTATACCCTGAAAGCAGTTGGTGGAAGCCTGACAGCCATTCCTGGACTTTCAGACATGATAGAT GATACGGTGAATTCCATTGTGACAGATACACTTCAATGGCCCCACAGGATTGTTGTTCCGCTAGGTGGTATACCTGTAGATACAAG TGAATTAGAACTGAAGCCACAGGGCAGGCTTAGATTAACGGTAGTTAAAGCAAATGATTTGAAGAACATGGAGATGATTGGAACATCTGACCCGTACGCAGTTGTTCACATCCGGCCTCTTTTCAAGTTTAAAACACAGGTTATTGATGACAACCTGAATCCAGTTTGGGATCAAACTTTCAATCTGATTGTTGAAGACAAGGAGACGCAGTCACTAATCATTGAG GTTCTTGATGAGGACATTGGCCAAGACAAACGGTTGGGAATTGTAAAATTGCCCTTGATTGGGCTGGAAGCTGAGACTGAGACAGAGGTCAATTTGAGATTGCTTCCATTACTTGATATGCTGAAAACCATAGACAAGAAGGACAGGGGGACTGTTACCCTCAAG GTTTTATATCACGAATTCAACAAGGAGGAACAGTTAGCAGCTCTAGAAGAAGAGAAGCAGATCTTGGAAGCAAGAAAGAAGCTGAAAGAGGATGGAGTCATTGGAAGTGCAATGGATGCGCTTGATGGAGCAGCATCCTTTGTTGGATCCGGGGTGGGGATGGTCGGTACTGGCATTGGTGCTGGAGTTGGACTCGTTGGGAGCGGCATTGGTGCTGGAGCGGGGCTCGTTGGGAGTGGACTAGGAGCCGTCGGAAGTGGCCTAAGCAAAGCAGGCAAGTTCATGGGGCGAAGCCTTACGGGACACTCAAGCTCGTTCTCGGGCTCGAGCAGGAGGCATGACAGCTCGACCCCAGTGAATAGTACTCCAGAACACGGCGGTTCTCTGCCCCCGCAATAA